The following coding sequences lie in one Arachis hypogaea cultivar Tifrunner chromosome 9, arahy.Tifrunner.gnm2.J5K5, whole genome shotgun sequence genomic window:
- the LOC140175058 gene encoding zinc finger BED domain-containing protein RICESLEEPER 1-like has product MGVAVILDPRYKLARSEYKFSMLCQIQDECSSKIERIKQICYDLFHEYQQNLSNSSNAFEYSTQELQMNAEQDDDAAYQLYIRQKKRKNGSFVKTEFDHYIEEDVHPLSTNFDILAWWKVNGARFLTLQRIVRDIFFPVSTVTSESSFSTSS; this is encoded by the coding sequence ATGGGTGTTGCTGTCATTCTAGATCCTAGGTATAAGCTTGCTAGGTCTGAGTATAAATTCTCAATGTTATGTCAAATTCAAGATGAGTGCTCAAGTAAGATTGAGAGGATCAAACAGATATGCTATGACTTGTTTCATGAGTACCAACAGAATCTATCTAATTCAAGTAATGCATTTGAGTATTCTACACAAGAGCTACAGATGAATGCAGAGCAAGATGATGATGCTGCTTACCAGTTGTATATTAgacaaaagaagaggaaaaatggTTCATTTGTGAAGACTGAATTTGATCATTACATAGAGGAAGATGTTCATCCTTTGAGTACCAACTTTGATATTTTAGCTTGGTGGAAAGTGAATGGGGCTAGATTTCTAACACTTCAAAGAATTGTGAGAGATATTTTTTTTCCTGTGTCTACTGTTACTTCTGAGTCTTCTTTTAGTACAAGTAGTTGA
- the LOC112710412 gene encoding pentatricopeptide repeat-containing protein At5g46460, mitochondrial-like has protein sequence MNPTHSFQSLFNLRFIFAGATIGYWRRPFSDIASTTTSYKHELIHRLNTQTLQEARGFFDQIPYPHVTLATIMISAYACHHMLPEALDLFRKIPCKDVVSWNSIIKGCIYCGNFAAARKLFDEMPHRNVVTWTTLVDGLLRLGRVEDAERLFWAMPNRDVAAWNAMVHGYCSNGRVEDAMRLFYRMPLKDVISWTSMIGGLDQNGKSDEALVLFEKMVCSGVKPSANTLVCGLAAAAKAWAFHAGVQIHNCVLKLGYCCFDEFVTASLVTFYASCKQMEAACNVFDEVVQRNVVVWTALVTGYGLNDRHQEALEVFGKMMKMNVVPNESSFTSALNSCCGLEDVERGKEFHAAATKMGLESSVYVGGSLVVMYSKCGYIGDAILVFKRISEKSIVSWNSIIVGCAEHGCGMWALTLFRQMLHEIDPDEITLTGLLSACSRCGMFQKAKCLFRYFGQKRSITLTVEHYACMVDVLGRCGELDEAEALVTSMPVKANSMVWLILLSACRMHSNLHVAERAARKIFEMEPNCSDAYVLLSNMYAASNRWDEVDEIRRTMKDNRVVKQPGSSWLTLNGLRHEFLSADRSRPLTEKIYQKLY, from the coding sequence ATGAATCCTACACACTCATTTCAATCGCTGTTCAATCTAAGATTCATATTCGCCGGCGCCACCATCGGATACTGGAGGAGACCCTTCTCAGATATTGCAAGTACTACCACTTCATACAAGCATGAGCTCATTCACCGCCTCAACACACAAACCTTGCAGGAGGCACGTGGCTTCTTCGACCAAATCCCTTACCCTCACGTGACCCTTGCCACCATCATGATTTCTGCCTACGCCTGCCACCACATGCTCCCTGAAGCGCTCGACCTCTTCCGCAAGATACCCTGTAAGGATGTGGTTTCATGGAACTCCATCATAAAGGGTTGTATATATTGCGGCAATTTCGCCGCTGCACGGAAACTGTTCGACGAAATGCCACACCGAAATGTCGTGACTTGGACCACCCTTGTTGATGGGTTGTTACGTTTGGGAAGAGTCGAGGATGCTGAGAGGTTGTTTTGGGCCATGCCAAATAGAGACGTGGCTGCCTGGAATGCTATGGTTCATGGATATTGCAGTAATGGCAGGGTGGAAGATGCCATGCGCTTGTTTTATAGAATGCCCTTGAAAGATGTGATTTCTTGGACTTCAATGATTGGTGGACTTGACCAGAATGGGAAGAGTGACGAGGCTTTGGTTCTCTTTGAGAAGATGGTGTGTTCTGGTGTTAAGCCTTCGGCTAATACCCTGGTTTGCGGGTTGGCAGCTGCTGCTAAAGCGTGGGCTTTTCACGCTGGTGTTCAGATTCATAATTGTGTGTTGAAGTTGGGTTATTGTTGTTTTGATGAATTTGTAACAGCTTCACTTGTCACGTTTTATGCAAGTTGCAAGCAAATGGAGGCTGCATGTAATGTTTTTGATGAGGTTGTTCAGAGGAATGTGGTAGTTTGGACTGCTCTTGTGACAGGGTATGGTTTGAATGATAGGCATCAAGAGGCATTAGAGGTCTTTGGGAAAATGATGAAAATGAATGTGGTTCCAAATGAATCTTCTTTCACAAGTGCTTTGAATTCATGTTGTGGGTTGGAGGATGTTGAGAGGGGGAAAGAGTTTCATGCAGCAGCAACTAAGATGGGTTTGGAAAGTAGTGTGTACGTGGGAGGTTCTCTAGTTGTCATGTATAGTAAATGTGGCTATATTGGTGATGCAATCCTTGTTTTTAAAAGGATTAGTGAGAAAAGTATTGTATCGTGGAACTCTATTATTGTCGGTTGTGCAGAGCATGGATGTGGCATGTGGGCTCTTACACTCTTTAGACAAATGCTGCATGAGATTGATCCGGATGAAATCACCTTAACTGGTTTGCTCTCTGCATGTAGCCGATGTGGGATGTTTCAAAAGGCGAAGTGTCTCTTCAGATACTTTGGCCAGAAAAGATCAATTACACTGACAGTTGAGCACTATGCATGTATGGTGGATGTACTTGGCAGGTGCGGAGAGCTGGATGAAGCAGAAGCACTGGTGACAAGCATGCCTGTGAAAGCAAATTCAATGGTTTGGCTGATCTTACTGAGTGCATGCAGGATGCATTCTAATTTACATGTAGCTGAAAGAGCGGCGAGAAAGATATTTGAAATGGAGCCCAATTGCAGTGATGCATATGTGTTGCTTTCTAACATGTATGCAGCTTCAAACCGATGGGATGAAGTAGATGAGATAAGGAGAACAATGAAAGATAACAGAGTTGTGAAACAACCCGGATCCAGTTGGCTAACCTTAAACGGACTGAGGCATGAATTTCTTTCTGCAGATAGGTCACGTCCTCTCACTGAGAAAATTTATCAAAAGCTGTACTGA